One part of the Mariniblastus fucicola genome encodes these proteins:
- a CDS encoding ABC transporter ATP-binding protein codes for MRPLPPVKKDNSSALSRFFGVFRYSKEAIHLVWTTDKRLTLLILVLTIFAGVIPGAIAYVGKLIVDAVVLAVETDLPADRWAVLQWIGLEAVIVILMAAAQRGLMIANSLLRALLGQRVNIMILEKAQTLELSHFEDSEFYDKLTRARREASSRPLSLVTKTFGLVQNSITLATYGWLLITFSWVAVLVLIIAALPAFFVETYFSGQAFRLFRWQVPETRKRNYLEWLLAREDYVKEVKLYGAGDLFLQRYREIFENIYAEDRALTLKRGMWGFLLGVLSSIAFYGAYAWIGWRAAIGAITLGSMTMYLLIFKQGQSAIASMLTSIGKMYEDNLYLSNLYEFLEEPIETQDGTATSGPKPGDGVRFENVSFRYPDSGKAKGTLALDGISLHLQPGQKLALVGENGSGKTTLIKLLTRLYVPTSGRILLDGLDLNEWQLEALRDRIGVIFQDFVRYQLKVGENIGVGDVANFEARDQQVAAAEKGMADPFIDEMELGYDTQLGRWFKDGRELSGGQWQKIALSRAFMRKQADILVLDEPTSAMDAEAEARIFDHFREVTQKQMAILISHRFSTVRMADQIVVLAKGRMIESGSHEELMQMNGHYAHLFEIQAKGYQ; via the coding sequence ATGCGTCCACTTCCGCCAGTCAAGAAAGACAACTCCTCCGCGCTGTCCCGATTCTTCGGCGTCTTTCGCTACAGCAAAGAAGCCATTCACCTCGTTTGGACCACGGACAAACGACTGACGCTGCTGATTCTTGTCCTGACAATTTTCGCCGGCGTGATACCCGGAGCCATCGCTTACGTTGGCAAGCTGATCGTTGACGCCGTCGTCCTGGCCGTTGAGACCGACTTGCCCGCCGATCGTTGGGCCGTGCTGCAATGGATTGGCCTGGAAGCCGTGATTGTGATCCTGATGGCGGCGGCGCAACGCGGGCTGATGATCGCCAACTCGCTGCTGCGTGCTCTGCTTGGGCAACGCGTCAACATCATGATCCTGGAGAAAGCTCAAACGCTGGAGCTGTCTCATTTCGAAGACTCCGAGTTCTACGACAAGCTCACCCGAGCCCGTCGTGAGGCATCTTCTCGACCGCTCAGCCTCGTGACGAAGACCTTCGGGCTGGTGCAGAACAGTATCACGCTGGCAACGTATGGTTGGCTGCTGATTACGTTTTCCTGGGTGGCCGTCCTTGTCCTGATCATCGCGGCCTTGCCAGCGTTTTTCGTCGAGACTTATTTCTCCGGCCAGGCGTTTCGGCTGTTTCGTTGGCAAGTCCCCGAGACACGGAAACGGAACTATCTGGAGTGGTTGTTGGCCCGCGAAGACTACGTCAAGGAAGTCAAACTTTACGGTGCTGGCGATCTGTTCTTGCAACGCTATCGCGAGATCTTTGAGAACATCTATGCCGAGGACAGAGCCCTCACGCTGAAGCGCGGGATGTGGGGATTCCTGCTGGGCGTGCTTAGTTCGATCGCGTTCTATGGAGCCTACGCATGGATCGGTTGGCGGGCGGCGATTGGCGCGATCACGTTGGGCAGCATGACGATGTACCTGTTGATCTTCAAACAGGGCCAATCGGCAATCGCGTCGATGTTGACGTCGATTGGCAAAATGTATGAAGACAATCTGTATCTTTCCAACCTGTATGAGTTTTTGGAAGAGCCGATCGAGACTCAGGATGGCACCGCGACTTCGGGGCCGAAGCCTGGCGACGGAGTGCGTTTTGAAAACGTCTCCTTCCGGTACCCGGACTCGGGCAAGGCCAAGGGTACGTTGGCGCTCGATGGAATCAGCCTCCATCTTCAGCCCGGTCAGAAGCTGGCCCTGGTGGGAGAAAACGGATCCGGCAAGACGACTTTGATCAAGCTGCTGACGCGATTGTACGTACCGACTTCGGGTAGGATTTTGCTGGACGGATTGGATTTGAACGAGTGGCAACTGGAAGCACTCCGCGATCGAATCGGCGTGATCTTTCAGGACTTCGTTCGCTATCAACTGAAAGTCGGCGAGAACATTGGCGTTGGCGACGTGGCAAATTTTGAGGCTCGTGACCAGCAGGTCGCCGCCGCGGAAAAGGGCATGGCCGATCCGTTTATCGACGAGATGGAGCTGGGCTACGACACGCAGCTTGGCCGTTGGTTCAAGGACGGCCGCGAACTATCGGGCGGTCAGTGGCAGAAGATCGCTCTGTCACGAGCCTTCATGCGGAAGCAGGCCGACATTTTGGTTCTCGACGAACCGACATCCGCGATGGACGCCGAAGCCGAGGCCCGCATTTTCGATCACTTCCGCGAGGTGACTCAGAAGCAGATGGCGATTTTGATTTCTCATCGTTTCAGCACCGTCCGCATGGCGGATCAGATCGTCGTGCTGGCCAAGGGCAGGATGATCGAAAGCGGCTCGCATGAGGAGTTGATGCAGATGAATGGCCACTACGCTCATCTGTTTGAGATCCAGGCGAAAGGGTATCAGTAG
- a CDS encoding RsmB/NOP family class I SAM-dependent RNA methyltransferase encodes MQPEFISGEHGQRLTEIVGKDQIEGVLKSFANPKTTSFRINTIRGSVSETISAVENLGVTPSPVAWCEEAFLIPPEQRSRLTHSELADDGSIYVQGLSSIFASTVLRPEPEQWNLDLASAPGGKASHMAALMDNRGKLSVVEPIKPRMYRLADNLKRLGVTISRTYLMDGRKVGRKVPDRFDCVMLDAPCSSDSRIRADNPDSWKFWSERKVREQARKQKGLIVSAFQSLKPGGTLLYCTCSFSPEENEAVVSHLMDATDGDATPLPIEMPFDNWQPGINSFRELEFDDAVSYSRRVLPNEHFDAFFLARFTKQRPNRSS; translated from the coding sequence ATGCAGCCGGAATTCATTAGTGGCGAACATGGCCAAAGACTGACTGAAATCGTCGGGAAAGATCAAATCGAAGGTGTTTTGAAGAGTTTTGCGAATCCCAAAACCACCTCGTTTCGCATCAACACGATTCGCGGCTCTGTTTCCGAAACGATCAGTGCCGTAGAAAATCTGGGAGTAACGCCATCGCCGGTCGCGTGGTGCGAGGAAGCCTTTTTGATCCCGCCAGAACAACGTTCGCGATTGACGCATAGCGAACTTGCGGACGATGGATCGATCTATGTTCAAGGTCTGTCCAGCATCTTTGCCTCTACGGTGCTGCGGCCCGAACCGGAGCAGTGGAATCTGGATTTGGCGTCGGCGCCTGGCGGCAAGGCGTCTCACATGGCGGCGTTGATGGACAATCGCGGCAAGCTGTCGGTCGTGGAACCGATCAAGCCGCGGATGTACCGTTTGGCCGACAATTTGAAACGGCTTGGCGTGACGATTTCGCGAACGTATCTGATGGACGGTCGCAAGGTCGGTCGCAAAGTCCCGGATCGATTTGACTGCGTGATGCTGGACGCGCCGTGCAGCAGCGATTCACGAATCCGAGCCGACAATCCGGACTCATGGAAGTTCTGGAGCGAGAGGAAAGTTCGCGAGCAAGCCCGAAAGCAGAAAGGGCTGATCGTATCGGCGTTTCAATCGCTTAAACCGGGAGGCACGTTGCTGTATTGCACATGCAGCTTTTCCCCAGAAGAAAACGAAGCCGTCGTGTCTCATTTGATGGACGCGACTGATGGCGACGCGACGCCGCTGCCGATCGAAATGCCGTTTGACAATTGGCAGCCTGGCATAAACTCGTTTCGCGAGCTTGAGTTTGATGACGCGGTTTCCTATTCGCGTCGAGTCCTGCCAAACGAACACTTTGACGCTTTCTTTCTGGCCAGGTTCACAAAGCAACGGCCAAACCGGTCGAGCTAA
- a CDS encoding gamma-glutamyl-gamma-aminobutyrate hydrolase family protein, with protein sequence MQRKPIIGLNADFRQAKGNQPSFSVVTAGYYDSIARAGGIPLILPPTTNEDDVAQVLETVDGFVMVGGADLDPRRDGFMLHPSVRQMDTRREKFDRMLMSMVADSRTPILGIGVGMQLLNVTMGGNLFLHIPDDLSSAIPHKDPQDPNHRHGLDVTQDSVMGRVYGDGEIRVSSRHHMAVDEVASGFAVTARCPDGVVEAIESEMQDWIAIGTQFHPENEAASALDLRIFEEFIDLIREPVPVMSLKAVA encoded by the coding sequence ATGCAACGTAAACCAATCATCGGACTCAACGCTGACTTTCGCCAAGCCAAGGGCAATCAGCCATCTTTCTCTGTCGTCACGGCAGGTTACTACGACAGCATCGCCCGTGCGGGCGGCATTCCGTTGATTTTGCCTCCAACGACAAACGAGGACGACGTTGCTCAGGTTCTTGAAACAGTCGACGGATTCGTCATGGTTGGCGGAGCTGACCTTGATCCACGTCGTGATGGTTTCATGTTGCACCCTTCCGTTCGTCAAATGGACACGCGTCGCGAAAAATTCGATCGTATGTTGATGTCGATGGTCGCTGACAGCCGGACTCCAATTTTGGGAATCGGCGTCGGGATGCAGTTGCTGAACGTCACCATGGGCGGCAACCTGTTCTTGCACATTCCGGACGATCTTTCTTCCGCCATACCGCACAAAGACCCTCAAGATCCGAATCATCGCCATGGCCTTGATGTAACGCAGGATTCAGTAATGGGGCGTGTCTACGGCGACGGAGAAATTCGCGTCAGCAGCCGTCACCACATGGCGGTCGATGAAGTCGCCAGTGGATTCGCAGTAACGGCTCGCTGCCCGGATGGTGTCGTCGAAGCCATCGAAAGCGAAATGCAGGATTGGATCGCCATCGGAACCCAGTTCCATCCTGAAAACGAAGCCGCTTCAGCGTTGGATCTTCGTATCTTCGAAGAGTTCATCGATCTGATCCGCGAGCCTGTTCCAGTCATGTCGCTCAAAGCAGTCGCCTAA
- a CDS encoding prephenate dehydrogenase codes for MEKICIFGVGLIGGSLALALKEKSFCRQIVGCSRNESHLKRAQDLGAIDSWTLDPCEAAKDADLIFLATPVGAIEAVLKSIQGCVSEQTIITDGGSCKQSVVDAAERAFGRLPDRFVPGHPIAGKEKSGVDHADAKLYVDHKVILTPIETTDPTAVAAVTEMWETCGANVQLLNVGQHDQVLAATSHLPHVLAYALVETVANTTYVSEIFEFAAGGFRDSSRVASSDPTMWRDICEYNRDAILEMTSLYRDRLESLEQLIEAGDSDGLFELFSRARKVRDGRFG; via the coding sequence ATGGAAAAAATCTGCATCTTTGGCGTTGGCTTGATCGGCGGTTCGCTGGCTCTGGCGTTGAAAGAAAAATCGTTCTGCCGCCAGATCGTCGGCTGTAGCCGCAACGAATCTCATCTAAAACGTGCTCAGGATCTCGGCGCGATCGACTCGTGGACGCTCGATCCATGCGAAGCCGCCAAGGACGCAGATTTGATCTTCCTCGCGACGCCCGTCGGAGCCATCGAGGCCGTCTTGAAATCGATTCAAGGTTGCGTCAGCGAGCAGACAATCATTACCGATGGCGGAAGCTGCAAGCAGTCCGTTGTTGACGCAGCCGAACGCGCTTTCGGACGTCTGCCAGATCGCTTCGTTCCCGGTCACCCGATTGCGGGAAAAGAAAAAAGCGGAGTCGACCATGCGGACGCAAAGTTGTACGTCGATCACAAAGTCATCCTGACTCCGATCGAAACGACCGACCCGACGGCCGTCGCTGCGGTCACAGAGATGTGGGAAACTTGCGGAGCGAATGTGCAACTGCTCAACGTCGGCCAACACGATCAGGTGCTGGCCGCGACCAGCCATTTGCCTCACGTTTTGGCGTATGCGTTGGTGGAAACGGTTGCAAACACGACTTATGTCAGCGAAATTTTCGAATTCGCTGCCGGGGGATTTCGTGATTCGTCCCGCGTCGCGTCCAGCGATCCGACCATGTGGCGGGACATCTGCGAGTACAATCGGGATGCGATTCTGGAGATGACGTCTTTGTATCGCGACCGTCTGGAGTCTCTTGAACAGCTGATTGAAGCCGGAGATTCCGATGGCTTGTTCGAGCTGTTTTCGCGTGCCAGGAAAGTACGCGATGGGCGATTCGGCTAA
- a CDS encoding ABC transporter substrate-binding protein, translating into MLKFNVAGVPEHFNYPWHLAIESGDFADAGLDVQWTDFPGGTGAMMKSLRRGETDVAVVLTQGAVADILKGNPSRIVKTFVESPLVWGIHVPADSDIESVEQIKGRKYAISREGSGSHLMSIVDAAERGWDSGTPQFEIVGGLDGARKALAAGDAEVFFWEKVTTDPFVENGEFRLVGIRKTIWPAFVICVRESVLEEHADEVRSMLKVLNHHCDELVSYEDAVPRISKRYGLDAHETEMWFSATVWDEGFSMPNRALPIVIQYLNRLGIVDAPMATPDDVWHQL; encoded by the coding sequence ATGTTGAAGTTTAACGTTGCCGGTGTCCCCGAGCACTTCAATTACCCGTGGCATCTGGCGATTGAGTCCGGAGATTTTGCAGACGCAGGGCTGGACGTTCAGTGGACGGATTTTCCGGGCGGAACCGGCGCGATGATGAAGTCTCTCCGCCGTGGTGAGACCGACGTCGCAGTCGTGCTAACGCAGGGAGCCGTGGCGGACATCCTTAAAGGCAACCCGTCGCGAATTGTAAAGACGTTTGTTGAATCGCCGCTGGTTTGGGGCATCCATGTTCCAGCAGATTCGGACATTGAATCCGTCGAACAAATCAAAGGACGCAAGTACGCGATCAGCCGCGAAGGATCCGGTTCTCATCTGATGTCGATCGTTGACGCTGCCGAAAGAGGCTGGGACTCCGGGACACCACAGTTTGAAATCGTTGGCGGTCTCGACGGCGCCAGAAAGGCCCTTGCTGCAGGGGACGCGGAGGTTTTCTTTTGGGAAAAAGTGACCACGGATCCGTTCGTGGAGAATGGCGAGTTCCGTTTGGTCGGAATTCGCAAAACGATTTGGCCAGCGTTTGTGATCTGCGTTCGCGAAAGCGTGCTCGAAGAACACGCCGATGAAGTCCGCTCAATGTTGAAAGTTCTCAATCACCATTGTGACGAGTTGGTTTCGTACGAAGACGCCGTGCCGCGAATTTCGAAACGTTACGGACTGGATGCTCATGAAACAGAGATGTGGTTTTCGGCAACGGTTTGGGACGAAGGCTTCTCGATGCCCAACCGCGCCCTGCCGATCGTGATCCAGTATCTGAATCGGCTGGGGATTGTTGACGCCCCGATGGCAACACCCGACGATGTTTGGCACCAGCTATAG
- a CDS encoding ribbon-helix-helix domain-containing protein: protein MSTDIPNSMEPFVQKMVNGRRYLNEQEVVTEGLRMLEARETLREEVAKGFASLDAGKGVPSEQVYSRAEKRIAEIERGEL, encoded by the coding sequence ATGAGTACAGATATTCCAAACAGCATGGAGCCATTCGTACAAAAGATGGTTAACGGTCGTCGATATTTGAATGAGCAGGAGGTGGTGACCGAAGGTTTGCGAATGCTTGAAGCTCGAGAGACTCTTCGAGAGGAAGTTGCGAAGGGCTTTGCTAGCCTTGATGCTGGCAAGGGCGTCCCATCCGAACAAGTATATTCGCGAGCTGAAAAACGGATTGCTGAGATCGAACGCGGAGAGTTGTAG
- a CDS encoding type II toxin-antitoxin system RelE/ParE family toxin, which produces MAEVVYAPEADDDLESIVGYIARDKPTAAREWLLKLRETCETIATQSGVGEERKGFGIPGCSSFSVGQYVVFFRPIEGGIEVSRVIHGSRDM; this is translated from the coding sequence GTGGCGGAAGTTGTCTACGCGCCAGAAGCAGACGACGACCTTGAGTCAATCGTTGGCTACATCGCGCGCGACAAGCCGACAGCAGCTCGAGAGTGGTTGTTGAAACTGCGAGAAACCTGTGAAACGATCGCAACGCAATCAGGCGTGGGTGAAGAACGAAAAGGGTTCGGAATCCCGGGCTGCAGTTCGTTCAGCGTTGGGCAATACGTCGTGTTCTTCCGTCCAATTGAGGGCGGGATCGAAGTGTCGCGCGTCATTCATGGAAGTCGCGACATGTGA
- a CDS encoding metallophosphoesterase family protein yields MTRRAIISDIHGNLEALTAVLEDIERENVDEIFCLGDVIGYGPNPRECIDHCREFALTLLGNHDNGALFDPDGFSSGAEKAIFWTRQQLEDPSIDGAAERWDFLAKLPRTHRVEPFMFVHGSPRSPLNEYVFPEDVYNTRKIERIFGFIHQYCFQGHTHVPGVFTENCRFYAPQEIGNKFSLNEQKVMVNVGSVGQPRDGDPRSSYVIVDDMELEFRRIEYDPEVTRAKIHSEPGLDDFLGDRLIEGR; encoded by the coding sequence GTGACAAGACGAGCCATTATTAGCGACATCCATGGCAACCTTGAAGCGCTCACAGCAGTGCTTGAGGACATTGAACGTGAAAACGTCGATGAAATTTTCTGTCTGGGCGATGTGATCGGTTACGGCCCGAACCCTCGTGAGTGCATCGACCATTGTCGTGAGTTTGCGTTGACGTTGTTGGGCAACCACGACAACGGAGCTCTTTTCGATCCCGATGGTTTCAGTTCTGGTGCCGAGAAAGCGATCTTCTGGACACGCCAACAGTTGGAAGATCCTTCCATCGACGGCGCGGCGGAACGCTGGGACTTTCTGGCCAAGCTCCCGCGGACTCACCGAGTCGAACCTTTCATGTTCGTTCACGGTTCTCCTCGCAGCCCGTTGAACGAGTACGTGTTTCCGGAAGACGTCTACAACACGCGAAAGATTGAGCGGATCTTTGGGTTCATTCATCAGTATTGCTTCCAGGGTCATACGCATGTGCCTGGCGTGTTTACCGAGAACTGTCGTTTTTACGCGCCGCAGGAAATCGGAAACAAGTTTTCGCTGAACGAACAAAAAGTCATGGTCAACGTTGGCAGCGTTGGACAGCCTCGCGATGGTGATCCACGTAGTAGCTATGTTATCGTGGACGACATGGAACTGGAATTCCGTCGTATCGAATACGATCCCGAAGTCACCCGTGCGAAGATTCACTCGGAACCAGGCCTCGACGATTTCCTCGGCGATCGATTGATCGAAGGACGATAG
- a CDS encoding metallophosphoesterase family protein, which yields MKRAIISDIHGNLEALTQVLQKIRDLGISDIVCLGDIIGYGPNPIECLDLVIDNCSLTILGNHDQAAIFDPESFNPVAIKAIFWTREQLESDRSSAGDRRWDFLGELPRRHDEGKYLFVHGSPRDPTNEYVFPEHVYEKELLAHLMSRFEQYCFQGHTHIPGIFLDSGKFIRPHETDYFFRLGEEKCMINVGSVGQPRDDDARACFVVLDSEENTIEYHRVEYDNGKTRDKILGIPDLDDMLGNRLLGGR from the coding sequence ATGAAACGGGCTATCATCAGTGACATTCACGGGAACCTTGAAGCGCTCACGCAAGTGCTCCAAAAAATCCGTGACCTAGGAATTTCGGACATCGTTTGCCTTGGCGACATTATTGGCTACGGTCCCAATCCGATTGAGTGCCTGGACCTTGTGATCGACAACTGCAGTCTGACGATTCTGGGCAACCATGATCAAGCAGCGATCTTCGATCCGGAGAGTTTCAATCCCGTCGCCATCAAAGCCATTTTCTGGACTCGGGAACAGCTTGAATCGGATCGCTCTTCTGCAGGAGACCGTCGCTGGGATTTCCTTGGTGAGTTGCCGCGGCGTCATGACGAAGGAAAGTATCTGTTCGTTCATGGATCACCGCGAGATCCGACGAACGAATACGTTTTTCCAGAACACGTTTACGAGAAAGAACTGTTGGCTCATCTGATGAGCCGATTTGAGCAGTATTGTTTCCAAGGGCACACTCATATCCCTGGTATATTCCTGGACAGCGGAAAATTCATCCGTCCTCATGAAACCGATTACTTCTTCCGCCTGGGCGAAGAAAAGTGCATGATCAACGTTGGAAGCGTGGGTCAACCTCGTGACGACGATGCCAGAGCCTGTTTTGTGGTTCTCGATAGCGAAGAAAACACGATCGAATATCATCGTGTCGAGTACGACAACGGCAAGACTCGTGATAAGATCCTTGGTATTCCGGACCTCGACGACATGTTGGGCAATCGCCTTTTGGGCGGGCGTTGA
- the tsaB gene encoding tRNA (adenosine(37)-N6)-threonylcarbamoyltransferase complex dimerization subunit type 1 TsaB, with protein MKSGFAAMAESNSKPSLLLSLATSEKNASVCITSGPEVISQIDSQQWISQSDKRSQIGKSTGFVSLIQDALQNANVDSTCLAAIAVTKGPGAFTGLRVGVVATKMLCYAWKLPVIVVNSLEVSADRLRRERELNIGTKIWAVSDAQRKQVFAAKFSVAEDGGLSVEVPQALYERQALIDMLEHGDHVTGSGAFSFSQQIASATGVELPDRTVASCDAVDVAALARVKLEKQDFDDLMSIEPVYFRPSAAEEVRLAKGAADDS; from the coding sequence ATGAAGTCAGGTTTCGCCGCGATGGCCGAATCAAACTCAAAACCCTCCCTACTGCTTTCACTGGCAACATCGGAGAAAAATGCGTCCGTTTGCATCACCTCCGGCCCGGAAGTGATTTCACAAATCGATTCTCAGCAGTGGATCAGCCAGTCCGATAAACGCAGCCAGATCGGGAAATCAACAGGTTTCGTGTCCCTGATTCAGGACGCCTTGCAAAATGCCAACGTCGATTCCACTTGTCTTGCCGCCATCGCGGTAACCAAAGGCCCGGGCGCTTTCACCGGTTTGCGTGTCGGAGTCGTGGCCACGAAAATGCTGTGCTATGCGTGGAAACTGCCGGTGATTGTCGTCAATTCGCTGGAAGTCTCGGCCGACAGACTGCGGCGGGAACGGGAGCTTAATATCGGTACGAAGATTTGGGCCGTTTCAGATGCCCAACGCAAGCAGGTTTTCGCTGCAAAGTTTTCTGTCGCGGAGGACGGTGGACTCAGCGTTGAAGTCCCACAGGCTTTGTACGAACGGCAGGCTCTGATCGATATGCTGGAGCACGGCGACCATGTGACCGGATCGGGCGCTTTTTCATTCAGTCAGCAAATTGCATCAGCCACTGGCGTTGAGTTGCCCGATCGAACCGTCGCGTCTTGCGATGCGGTCGACGTTGCGGCCTTGGCGAGAGTCAAGCTTGAGAAACAGGACTTCGATGATTTAATGTCGATCGAGCCCGTCTACTTTCGCCCCAGCGCGGCGGAAGAGGTCCGTTTGGCGAAAGGCGCGGCTGACGACTCCTAG
- a CDS encoding YqgE/AlgH family protein: MGFAHGRTVVLVLQDSDEGIFGVVLNRPATPDMLLAWQQLADQPTFAAERLVSGGPVQGPVLALHSKQELAEVEIQGGLFVSVQQNAIERLSELELSEENSAFRIVLGAVNWESGKLQHELDQGSWFVVDGDPSLVFSDPTKLWERSVRQYGADSIRSLTGISQFPADPLLN, translated from the coding sequence ATGGGGTTTGCCCACGGCCGCACAGTTGTGCTTGTTTTGCAGGACTCTGATGAGGGCATTTTTGGCGTCGTTTTAAACCGTCCGGCCACGCCTGACATGTTGTTGGCGTGGCAGCAACTTGCTGATCAACCGACATTCGCCGCCGAGCGACTGGTTTCTGGCGGACCTGTGCAGGGACCTGTTTTGGCACTGCATAGCAAACAGGAATTGGCAGAAGTTGAAATTCAGGGCGGGCTGTTTGTGTCCGTTCAGCAAAATGCGATCGAGCGGTTGAGCGAATTGGAGCTGTCCGAAGAAAATTCGGCCTTTCGCATCGTCCTTGGAGCCGTCAACTGGGAATCCGGGAAACTGCAGCACGAACTTGATCAAGGATCTTGGTTCGTCGTCGATGGTGATCCAAGTCTGGTATTTTCTGATCCGACAAAGCTTTGGGAGCGAAGTGTGCGGCAATACGGAGCGGATTCGATTCGAAGCCTGACAGGAATTTCCCAGTTTCCTGCAGATCCGCTGCTGAATTAG